Proteins co-encoded in one Crateriforma spongiae genomic window:
- a CDS encoding S1C family serine protease, translating to MTNSISRPFAWLMLLANIVLLVVVLSMLIGGDDASPLVQQQGESASKTGESATAASDPMDVDTRMRPPTLPLPAPPAVAEVGANPATPAGLTTELAQQERATIQLFREASPSVVHITTARVARDLFTLDVQQIAQGSGTGFVWDDQGHIVTNFHVIRRADVATVAFDDQNTYPAKLVGSAEEKDLAVLKIDAPPEQLKPLRIGVSSDLQVGRMTFAIGNPFGLDQTLTTGVVSALGREIKSESGVPIKDVIQTDAAINPGNSGGPLLDLSGQLIGVNTAIFSPSGAYAGIGFAIPVDTVRWVVPELIQHGRIIRPGIAVTVASDTMTRRWGLPDGLLVLRVTEGSQAEAAGLRPTRQTRRGVELGDIIVAIDNKPVQSTADLVLILENYTAGDIVRLTVLRGGKRELVPIQLELLDE from the coding sequence ATGACGAATTCTATTTCACGCCCGTTTGCTTGGTTGATGTTGTTGGCGAACATCGTTCTGCTGGTGGTCGTGCTGTCGATGCTGATCGGTGGCGACGACGCATCGCCGCTGGTACAGCAGCAGGGCGAAAGTGCGTCTAAAACCGGGGAATCGGCGACAGCGGCATCTGATCCCATGGACGTGGACACACGGATGCGTCCGCCCACGTTGCCGTTGCCCGCGCCACCGGCGGTTGCGGAGGTCGGTGCGAATCCAGCGACGCCGGCGGGGCTGACGACCGAGCTGGCGCAACAGGAACGTGCCACGATCCAGTTGTTTCGCGAAGCGTCACCGTCGGTCGTTCACATCACGACCGCGCGTGTGGCACGCGACCTGTTCACCTTGGACGTCCAGCAGATTGCTCAAGGCAGTGGGACCGGATTCGTCTGGGATGACCAAGGCCACATCGTCACTAACTTTCACGTCATTCGTCGTGCCGACGTCGCGACCGTGGCTTTTGATGACCAGAACACGTATCCGGCCAAGCTGGTCGGTTCAGCCGAAGAAAAGGATCTGGCGGTCTTGAAGATCGACGCACCGCCGGAACAGCTCAAGCCACTACGGATCGGCGTTTCGTCTGATTTGCAAGTCGGCCGAATGACGTTCGCCATCGGAAACCCGTTCGGGCTGGATCAAACCCTGACCACCGGTGTCGTCAGCGCGCTTGGACGCGAAATCAAATCTGAATCGGGCGTGCCCATCAAAGACGTCATTCAAACCGATGCGGCGATCAATCCGGGCAACAGTGGGGGCCCGCTGTTGGATCTTTCCGGACAACTGATCGGCGTGAACACCGCGATCTTCAGCCCCTCCGGTGCATACGCTGGTATCGGTTTTGCCATCCCCGTGGATACCGTCCGCTGGGTCGTGCCCGAATTGATCCAGCATGGTCGCATCATCCGCCCGGGCATCGCCGTGACCGTGGCCAGCGATACGATGACCCGTCGCTGGGGACTACCCGACGGTCTGTTGGTGTTGCGAGTGACCGAGGGCAGCCAAGCGGAAGCCGCCGGGCTGCGTCCGACACGTCAAACGCGACGCGGGGTGGAGCTGGGCGACATCATCGTGGCGATCGACAACAAACCCGTGCAGTCGACCGCGGATCTGGTGCTGATTCTGGAAAACTACACCGCTGGAGATATCGTCCGGTTGACGGTATTACGCGGCGGCAAACGTGAACTCGTCCCGATCCAGTTGGAACTGTTGGA
- a CDS encoding outer membrane protein assembly factor BamB family protein produces the protein MIDLPARPYRCTVALMIAGCLFGPPTVVVAQTANRHSVSSEVAWPTKSGPTADGTVPTTMAGQIPRMWDWENGQGIDWTTSLEHGGHSTPVVGSGRIWLTSATDDGTQQFITAIDSSSGKVVHHRMLFQNDAPEPLGNPVNNYAAPTPFLESDAVYVHFGTYGTARLDPISGATVWQRRDINVRHFRGPGSSPVVVGNLVILTFDGIDRQFVTALDKHTGRTVWTTPRSTDFGDLDDDGRPLRDGDLRKAFGTPAVFRRGDQTQIVSVGSRAAFGYDAETGEEIWTVRHDDYNASAQPLVFRDTVIINTGSRGAELMAIRIDDSTVGDVTDTHVVWNHDRGNARLSYPVLCNDMVIWITDSGVATAVDAAEGFELWKHRIGGNYVASPLVDDDTVYFFNSDGQCVIAKVDHDGLTEQRRNTIGESMTASPAVSGDGLILRAGKTLAKIAVH, from the coding sequence ATGATCGACTTGCCCGCCCGCCCATACCGTTGCACCGTCGCGCTGATGATTGCCGGATGCCTGTTTGGCCCGCCGACCGTGGTCGTTGCCCAGACCGCGAACCGACATTCCGTGTCTTCCGAAGTCGCTTGGCCGACCAAATCGGGTCCCACCGCTGACGGGACCGTTCCGACGACCATGGCGGGACAGATCCCGAGAATGTGGGACTGGGAAAATGGCCAAGGAATCGATTGGACCACGTCGCTGGAACACGGCGGCCACAGCACGCCCGTGGTCGGATCCGGCCGCATTTGGCTGACATCAGCAACTGACGACGGTACCCAACAATTCATCACCGCGATTGATTCGTCCAGTGGTAAAGTCGTCCATCACCGCATGTTGTTCCAGAACGATGCACCGGAGCCGCTGGGGAATCCGGTCAACAATTACGCGGCTCCCACGCCGTTTTTGGAATCGGATGCGGTCTATGTCCATTTCGGCACCTATGGCACCGCACGACTGGATCCGATAAGCGGAGCCACGGTTTGGCAACGCCGCGACATCAATGTGCGTCATTTTCGTGGCCCCGGATCGTCGCCCGTGGTGGTCGGCAACCTTGTGATATTGACCTTCGACGGCATCGATCGTCAGTTCGTTACGGCGCTGGACAAACATACCGGGCGAACGGTCTGGACGACGCCACGCAGCACGGATTTCGGCGACCTGGATGACGACGGGCGGCCGCTGCGTGACGGGGATCTTCGCAAAGCGTTTGGAACCCCGGCGGTGTTTCGGCGTGGCGACCAGACGCAAATCGTTTCAGTGGGATCGCGCGCGGCGTTCGGCTATGACGCCGAAACGGGTGAAGAAATCTGGACGGTCCGCCATGACGATTACAACGCTTCGGCGCAGCCGCTGGTCTTCCGTGACACGGTCATCATCAACACCGGATCGCGGGGAGCCGAATTGATGGCCATTCGGATTGATGATTCAACGGTCGGCGACGTCACCGATACGCATGTCGTTTGGAATCATGACCGGGGAAACGCACGTTTGTCGTATCCCGTGCTATGCAACGACATGGTGATCTGGATCACCGACAGCGGCGTTGCCACCGCGGTGGACGCGGCGGAGGGATTCGAGTTGTGGAAACACCGAATTGGTGGCAACTATGTGGCGTCACCGCTGGTCGACGACGACACGGTGTACTTCTTCAATAGTGACGGCCAGTGCGTCATCGCCAAAGTGGATCACGACGGTCTGACCGAACAGCGGCGGAACACGATCGGGGAATCGATGACAGCGTCGCCCGCGGTATCGGGCGACGGTCTGATCCTGCGGGCCGGCAAGACGCTGGCCAAGATCGCAGTGCATTGA
- a CDS encoding SDR family oxidoreductase, translating to MTFQVDGKVVLITGANRGIGRVILNEAIARGAAKVYAAVRRPESVDELVQQHGDRVVPVALDLSKPETIEAAAKTASDVDLVVNNAGVLKNATPLADDVVDCWVYESNINVVGLIRMAKAFAPVLKANGGGAFVQLNSVASMQSFTDFCTYTASKAASYLYTQALRDELSQQETAVVSVHPGPIDTDMAHDAGLQDMTEPPQVVADAIFDALAEGRFHAFPDKMARQTAEAYGGYIDAVVGDASLPAKA from the coding sequence ATGACATTTCAAGTCGACGGCAAAGTTGTATTGATCACCGGTGCCAACCGCGGGATCGGTCGAGTCATTTTGAACGAAGCGATCGCGCGCGGCGCAGCCAAGGTTTATGCGGCGGTGCGACGGCCGGAATCGGTCGATGAATTGGTCCAGCAGCATGGCGACCGCGTCGTCCCCGTTGCATTGGACCTGTCCAAGCCGGAAACGATCGAAGCAGCGGCCAAGACCGCCAGCGACGTCGACTTGGTCGTCAACAATGCCGGCGTGCTGAAGAATGCGACGCCGCTTGCCGATGATGTCGTCGATTGTTGGGTGTACGAATCCAATATCAACGTGGTCGGACTGATCCGAATGGCCAAAGCGTTTGCACCGGTCTTGAAGGCCAACGGTGGCGGCGCATTCGTTCAGTTAAACAGCGTCGCGTCCATGCAATCATTCACGGACTTCTGCACCTACACGGCGTCCAAAGCGGCCAGCTATCTGTACACCCAAGCGTTGCGTGACGAGTTGTCCCAGCAGGAAACCGCAGTGGTCAGCGTGCATCCCGGTCCCATCGATACTGACATGGCTCACGATGCCGGGCTACAGGATATGACCGAACCGCCGCAGGTGGTGGCCGACGCGATCTTCGATGCCTTGGCCGAAGGACGCTTTCACGCCTTTCCCGACAAGATGGCTCGGCAAACCGCCGAGGCTTATGGCGGATACATCGACGCGGTGGTCGGTGACGCGTCGCTGCCCGCAAAGGCTTGA
- a CDS encoding exodeoxyribonuclease III — protein MQLVSWNVNGIRAAMDKGFRDFVVDHQPDMLCLQETKAKPEQVDTSWADDLGYTQLWNPADKAGYSGTSVWTKVAPNKHTLGIGLDQHDREGRVITATFDDFHLVNVYTPNSQRGLKRLDYRMQWDADFLEYLRKLNRRKPVIFCGDLNCSHQEIDLANPKANRKNAGFTDQERAGLDAIATAKFVDSFREFDGSPDRYTWWTYRNNARERNIGWRLDYFWVAKKFWDRVADAKILDQVFGSDHCPVQLTLKSASA, from the coding sequence ATGCAGTTGGTTTCATGGAACGTGAATGGCATCCGCGCCGCGATGGACAAGGGCTTCCGCGACTTTGTTGTCGACCATCAGCCCGACATGCTGTGCCTGCAAGAAACCAAGGCCAAGCCGGAACAGGTCGACACATCCTGGGCCGACGATCTCGGGTACACCCAACTCTGGAATCCGGCCGACAAGGCGGGCTACAGCGGCACATCGGTGTGGACCAAAGTCGCGCCGAACAAGCACACCCTGGGAATCGGACTGGATCAGCACGACCGCGAAGGCCGAGTGATCACGGCGACCTTTGACGACTTTCATTTGGTCAACGTGTACACGCCCAATTCGCAGCGTGGATTGAAACGGCTGGATTACCGCATGCAGTGGGACGCCGACTTTTTGGAATACCTACGCAAACTGAATCGCCGAAAGCCGGTGATCTTTTGTGGCGATTTGAATTGTTCGCATCAAGAGATCGACTTGGCCAATCCCAAAGCGAATCGCAAGAACGCGGGATTCACCGATCAAGAACGCGCCGGGCTGGATGCGATCGCGACGGCGAAGTTCGTCGATTCGTTCCGTGAGTTTGATGGTTCCCCGGATCGCTACACCTGGTGGACTTATCGCAACAACGCCCGCGAACGAAACATCGGATGGCGTTTGGATTACTTCTGGGTCGCCAAAAAGTTCTGGGACCGTGTTGCCGATGCCAAGATCCTGGACCAGGTGTTTGGATCGGACCATTGCCCGGTCCAATTGACCCTGAAATCGGCATCGGCATGA
- a CDS encoding alpha/beta hydrolase: protein MLTPTKPARAFLPFQTGILAVLFLPALLLTAGCSSEPPGEASVAPDEVRQGDHAMHGSDADAVLMADPDANLASAEWVDPEPPASEAAAPDFVEAAPTAAPAMPMESPDSTAVEKLAPTRAPASTMADASGDVRLPPHLEDLPAGASHDPESGFATLQVFYATDRAQGSTSLADYRMTGDRNLFLVASMVFFVLLGFSLFQLIRRNGRLATLSMILAGMTGCLTGLVVLMGRANIEKHGVTYTGQRGTLQHGVCKVTVPDTHRRGEVERPSLLRFEFAEDQQRHIVLTQAIELIPEDFHRRLGECIDQTTDRELLLFIHGYNVDFQSAVRRTAQIAVDLPFDGVPICYSWPSQGTLLGYSVDENNVQWTTSHLRQFLMDLVQKTGARSINVVAHSMGNRAMTAAMQQIQLSHPGEKLFDRVVMAAPDVDADYFRRDLAAPLTDLANQVTLYASSDDQALIASKQVHGYPRAGESGDHLVIVPGVETVDVSGIDLSLLGHSYYGDSEFMLRELYDVVQSRLPAWQRESLVGRRLGEKVYWKLVERNASVVLPTRR from the coding sequence ATGCTGACACCTACCAAGCCCGCCCGTGCATTCCTGCCGTTTCAAACCGGCATTCTTGCCGTGCTGTTCTTGCCCGCCTTGTTGTTGACCGCCGGGTGCAGTTCCGAGCCGCCCGGCGAAGCGTCGGTCGCCCCCGATGAAGTCAGGCAAGGCGATCACGCCATGCACGGCAGCGATGCTGATGCCGTGTTGATGGCCGACCCCGACGCGAATCTCGCTTCAGCAGAATGGGTCGATCCAGAGCCGCCTGCCTCCGAAGCCGCAGCCCCGGATTTTGTCGAAGCGGCACCGACCGCAGCACCGGCGATGCCCATGGAATCACCGGATTCGACGGCGGTGGAAAAGCTGGCACCGACACGCGCGCCGGCATCGACCATGGCCGATGCCTCCGGCGATGTCCGTCTTCCGCCGCACTTGGAAGACTTGCCTGCCGGGGCCAGCCACGATCCAGAATCGGGTTTCGCCACCTTGCAGGTGTTTTACGCGACCGATCGTGCCCAGGGATCAACATCGCTTGCCGACTATCGCATGACGGGCGACCGGAACCTTTTCTTGGTCGCGTCGATGGTGTTCTTCGTCCTACTGGGATTCAGCCTGTTCCAGTTGATCCGCCGCAACGGTCGCCTTGCCACGCTGTCGATGATTCTGGCGGGGATGACGGGCTGTCTGACCGGTCTGGTCGTGCTGATGGGACGAGCGAACATTGAAAAACACGGCGTCACCTACACCGGCCAGCGGGGAACGTTGCAGCACGGTGTGTGTAAAGTCACCGTGCCGGATACGCATCGCCGCGGCGAAGTCGAACGGCCGAGTTTGCTGCGATTCGAGTTCGCCGAAGACCAACAGCGACACATCGTTTTGACCCAGGCGATCGAATTGATCCCCGAAGATTTTCATCGGCGTCTGGGGGAATGCATTGACCAGACGACCGACCGCGAACTGTTGTTGTTCATTCATGGCTACAACGTTGATTTCCAATCTGCCGTTCGTCGCACCGCCCAGATCGCCGTCGACCTACCATTTGATGGTGTACCGATTTGCTATAGCTGGCCCAGTCAGGGAACGTTGCTGGGCTATTCGGTCGACGAAAACAACGTCCAGTGGACGACCAGCCATTTGCGGCAATTCTTGATGGACTTGGTGCAAAAAACCGGGGCCCGATCGATCAATGTCGTCGCCCACAGCATGGGAAACCGAGCGATGACTGCGGCAATGCAGCAGATCCAGTTGTCGCACCCCGGCGAAAAGCTTTTCGACCGCGTCGTGATGGCGGCCCCGGATGTCGATGCCGACTATTTTCGCCGCGACTTGGCCGCCCCGCTGACGGATTTGGCCAATCAAGTCACACTGTACGCATCGTCCGACGACCAAGCGTTGATCGCGTCCAAGCAAGTCCATGGATACCCGCGTGCCGGCGAAAGCGGCGACCACCTGGTGATCGTCCCCGGCGTGGAGACCGTCGATGTCAGCGGGATCGACCTGAGCCTGTTGGGACACAGCTATTACGGCGATAGTGAATTCATGCTGAGGGAACTGTACGATGTCGTGCAGTCGCGTTTGCCGGCGTGGCAACGTGAATCCCTGGTCGGTCGCCGGTTGGGCGAAAAAGTGTATTGGAAATTGGTCGAACGAAACGCTTCGGTCGTCCTGCCAACACGCCGCTGA
- a CDS encoding lipid-binding SYLF domain-containing protein — MSTRFSIGVRYVTAVLVSVCLFTSSRAHAQMREEQTVQQAQAVLNETMANAATRIPASMLNGAHAVAVIPGVIKGSFVVGARHGRGVLCVRDAAGPWHAPVFITLTGGNVGWQIGVNSSDIVLVFKTAQSVQGILDGKLTLGADVAAAAGPLGGQASAGTDGRLQAEIYSYARTRGLFAGVAIDGSVIKIDQLATGAYYRSAGPGQPVIVPPTAQQLTQSIAAVTGTNTPPVAPAGAIPTGPVPGQPAAGQPAAGPGFVDQFATHESDVLRDELTKIAPELFDLVDPQWQAFLALPKEMFAASAHVTPENLAPTLARYQTVATNPQYRALAQRPEFQSVYGLLQHYHRSLQPDDPKVQLPPPPAMH; from the coding sequence ATGTCCACGCGTTTTTCCATCGGCGTTCGATACGTCACCGCGGTTTTGGTTTCGGTTTGCCTTTTCACGTCGTCACGGGCGCACGCCCAAATGCGTGAAGAACAAACCGTGCAGCAGGCTCAAGCGGTGCTGAACGAAACGATGGCCAACGCGGCGACACGGATTCCCGCGTCGATGCTCAATGGTGCCCATGCCGTGGCCGTGATCCCGGGCGTGATCAAAGGCAGCTTTGTCGTCGGCGCCCGGCACGGCCGCGGGGTATTGTGCGTTCGCGACGCGGCGGGCCCCTGGCATGCCCCGGTCTTCATCACCTTGACCGGCGGGAACGTCGGATGGCAAATCGGTGTCAATTCATCCGACATCGTGCTGGTGTTCAAAACCGCACAAAGCGTTCAAGGAATCTTGGACGGCAAGTTGACGCTGGGTGCGGACGTGGCGGCCGCCGCCGGCCCGCTGGGCGGACAAGCCAGCGCGGGAACCGATGGCCGTTTGCAAGCGGAAATCTACTCGTATGCACGCACACGCGGGCTGTTCGCCGGTGTGGCCATCGACGGTTCCGTGATCAAGATCGATCAATTGGCCACGGGCGCCTATTACCGCAGCGCCGGTCCGGGCCAACCCGTCATCGTGCCCCCGACGGCCCAGCAACTGACCCAATCCATCGCGGCTGTGACGGGTACCAACACGCCACCGGTTGCACCCGCCGGCGCGATTCCCACCGGACCGGTCCCGGGACAACCTGCCGCCGGCCAACCAGCCGCCGGACCGGGATTTGTCGACCAGTTCGCAACACATGAATCGGACGTGTTGCGGGACGAGTTGACAAAGATTGCACCGGAGCTGTTCGACCTGGTCGATCCACAATGGCAAGCGTTCTTGGCATTGCCCAAAGAGATGTTTGCTGCGTCGGCACACGTCACCCCCGAAAACTTGGCACCGACACTGGCCCGCTATCAGACCGTGGCCACCAACCCGCAATACCGGGCGCTGGCCCAACGACCGGAATTCCAATCGGTGTACGGGCTGTTGCAACACTATCACCGTTCGCTGCAGCCGGATGACCCGAAGGTGCAGTTGCCCCCGCCGCCGGCGATGCACTGA
- a CDS encoding RNA polymerase sigma factor, translating into MHPDDARWIEDLRGGGPDHDAAVLRLHQVLARGLSKAFANRLRGPLQADDVAQDAMVKVLATIDQFEGRSRLTTWAMAVAIRIAVSELRRKHHDDVSLDAVAGPDRLVVPDQWSDRQVQDTERDDVLRLLRRLIDTELTDRQRGAINGLLDGMTIESVAESLGSNRNAIYKLVHDARRRLKAGFESAGLMPEDIQAVIA; encoded by the coding sequence TTGCATCCCGACGACGCACGATGGATCGAAGATTTGCGGGGCGGCGGCCCGGATCATGACGCGGCCGTTTTGCGGCTGCATCAGGTGTTGGCCAGGGGGCTAAGCAAGGCCTTCGCAAATCGGTTGCGTGGTCCACTGCAAGCGGACGACGTGGCGCAGGACGCCATGGTCAAAGTCTTGGCAACGATCGATCAATTCGAAGGTCGCAGTCGACTGACCACTTGGGCGATGGCGGTGGCGATTCGGATCGCCGTCAGTGAACTGCGACGGAAACACCACGATGACGTTTCGCTTGATGCGGTCGCCGGGCCCGATCGGCTGGTCGTCCCGGACCAGTGGAGCGATCGTCAGGTGCAAGACACCGAGCGTGACGATGTGCTGCGTTTGCTGCGTCGATTGATCGATACCGAGTTAACGGATCGCCAGCGTGGGGCGATCAACGGTCTGTTGGACGGCATGACGATCGAAAGCGTGGCCGAATCGCTCGGCAGCAACCGGAACGCAATTTACAAGTTGGTCCACGACGCCCGTCGGCGTTTAAAAGCTGGGTTCGAGTCGGCCGGCTTGATGCCCGAAGATATCCAAGCGGTGATTGCCTGA
- a CDS encoding carboxymuconolactone decarboxylase family protein, whose protein sequence is MTRIAPVDVKNANGPAAEIFQGVKKKMGMVPNIIATMAQSPAVANAYLSFSGALAGGALPAPVRERIALVTGQVNECGYCLSAHTLLGKGAGLSDEEVLRARQGTASEPKEAAAVQFAQKLVEQRGNVSDEDVQALRDAGYDDGQIGEIVANVALNIFTNYFNHVADPEIDFPVAPALATA, encoded by the coding sequence ATGACCCGCATCGCACCTGTCGACGTCAAGAACGCCAATGGCCCCGCCGCTGAGATCTTTCAAGGCGTGAAGAAGAAAATGGGCATGGTCCCCAACATTATCGCGACGATGGCTCAGTCCCCCGCCGTTGCCAACGCCTATCTATCGTTCAGCGGTGCTCTGGCCGGTGGTGCCCTGCCCGCCCCCGTCCGCGAACGAATCGCATTGGTAACCGGCCAAGTAAACGAGTGTGGCTATTGCCTTTCCGCACACACGCTATTGGGCAAGGGAGCCGGACTGAGCGACGAAGAAGTTCTGCGAGCACGACAAGGCACCGCGTCGGAACCCAAAGAAGCGGCGGCCGTCCAGTTCGCACAGAAATTGGTCGAACAACGTGGAAACGTCTCCGACGAAGATGTCCAAGCGTTGCGTGACGCCGGATACGATGACGGTCAAATCGGTGAGATCGTCGCCAATGTGGCGTTGAACATTTTCACCAACTACTTCAACCACGTCGCCGATCCGGAAATCGACTTCCCCGTTGCACCGGCTTTGGCAACGGCCTGA
- a CDS encoding hypervirulence associated TUDOR domain-containing protein gives MKRIMDKYNEGTDVKWKWGNGYGRGTVQSVFEKKVTRKIDGKEITRDGSKDNPAYYVTVEDGNNVLKLHSELEKA, from the coding sequence ATGAAGAGAATCATGGACAAGTACAACGAAGGCACTGATGTGAAATGGAAGTGGGGCAACGGCTATGGGCGGGGAACCGTCCAGTCTGTTTTCGAAAAGAAAGTCACCCGCAAGATTGACGGGAAAGAAATCACTCGTGATGGCAGCAAGGACAACCCGGCCTATTACGTGACCGTCGAAGACGGAAACAACGTCTTGAAGCTGCACAGTGAATTGGAAAAGGCCTGA
- a CDS encoding tetratricopeptide repeat protein, translating into MRLLRALLLSFTACCLIGSPVQADDTDTPTPAQLKMLAMLQDKVAVNPNHSDGWRSLGRLQDTLGMTDDAGQSFLKAVSLDEHNAAAHFDRGQYLSTQDPVAANHHFQRVFEIAPKSHYADQLRSQGIRAVSEPNDRNNRPEPITTDSSDDVDGSSMRLASYEIQTFDGSDDVETRKLELEKQAEDQLAKAVGQPTSPIRWYLETGLLYNDNITLTPVSRELAQSDSASFQGFASPDVDWKIVNRDAMRLGPLFRGYFTLNESAFSQFNLASFQPGVFVEHDRPVGQSDTIFRLETVYSRDLFDGSTVGDRLAGTLSATTILPSLDAYYLYLTLADSDFRDDGSLPTQTSLDGTTYTTGISRFSRTRWKRLPTYAIGVDLERADTVGDDYRYWSFNTHASMTYHWTNRWSLIPTLGLGYRSYADFTGPVSRDEFFWRLHGRLQYACSERLKIALVAGHDRFATDNDDYDTERTEGGLVMTWTN; encoded by the coding sequence ATGCGACTGTTGCGAGCGCTCTTGCTCAGTTTCACGGCGTGTTGCCTGATCGGGTCTCCGGTGCAAGCAGACGACACAGACACGCCGACTCCGGCACAATTAAAGATGCTTGCCATGTTGCAAGACAAGGTGGCCGTCAATCCGAACCATTCCGATGGTTGGCGTTCTCTGGGAAGATTGCAAGACACGCTGGGCATGACCGATGACGCGGGACAGTCCTTCCTGAAAGCGGTATCGCTGGACGAGCACAACGCGGCCGCCCATTTCGACCGGGGCCAATACCTGTCCACGCAAGATCCCGTGGCTGCCAACCATCACTTCCAGCGCGTCTTTGAAATCGCCCCGAAAAGCCACTATGCCGATCAGTTGCGATCTCAGGGAATACGAGCCGTTAGCGAACCAAACGACCGGAACAACCGCCCAGAACCCATCACGACAGATTCATCGGACGATGTCGATGGTTCATCAATGCGTTTGGCTTCGTACGAAATCCAGACGTTTGATGGTTCCGATGACGTTGAAACTCGGAAACTGGAACTCGAAAAACAAGCGGAAGACCAGTTAGCGAAAGCCGTCGGTCAACCGACTTCGCCGATTCGGTGGTACTTGGAAACGGGATTGCTGTACAACGACAACATCACCCTGACCCCCGTCAGTCGCGAACTGGCTCAATCCGATAGTGCCAGCTTTCAAGGTTTCGCCAGCCCCGACGTCGACTGGAAGATCGTCAATCGCGACGCGATGCGTTTGGGCCCGCTATTTCGTGGATATTTCACGCTGAACGAATCGGCGTTTTCACAGTTCAATCTGGCCAGCTTTCAACCCGGTGTCTTTGTCGAACACGATCGACCGGTTGGTCAGTCCGACACCATCTTTCGATTGGAAACGGTCTATTCCCGAGACCTGTTTGATGGATCGACGGTGGGTGATCGTTTGGCAGGAACGTTATCCGCGACGACGATTTTGCCCAGCCTCGATGCGTACTATCTGTACCTGACCCTGGCAGATTCCGATTTCCGCGATGATGGATCATTGCCCACACAGACATCGTTGGATGGAACGACCTACACGACAGGGATCAGCCGGTTTTCCAGAACCCGGTGGAAACGATTGCCCACCTATGCGATCGGCGTCGATTTGGAACGTGCCGATACTGTCGGTGATGATTACCGGTATTGGTCGTTCAACACACACGCATCGATGACCTACCACTGGACAAACCGCTGGTCGCTGATACCCACACTGGGACTGGGGTATCGAAGCTATGCAGATTTCACCGGACCGGTATCGCGGGACGAGTTCTTTTGGCGACTGCACGGCAGGCTGCAGTATGCGTGCAGCGAACGGTTGAAGATTGCTTTGGTTGCCGGCCACGATCGATTCGCGACTGACAATGACGACTATGACACCGAACGAACCGAAGGCGGACTGGTCATGACCTGGACCAATTGA
- a CDS encoding type 1 glutamine amidotransferase domain-containing protein, with the protein MNSQSLQGKRIAFLATDGFEQVELTKPWQAIQDAGAEVVLVSPKTGQIQGVNHDEKADKFDVDLSVHDASAEDFDGLVLPGGVMNPDALRTCDVSVSFVRDFFKQHKPVAAICHGPWTLVEADVVRDRTVTSWPSLKTDLVNAGAQWVDEECVCDQGLVTSRNPDDLPAFCDKAIEEFAEGKHAAQTV; encoded by the coding sequence ATGAATAGTCAATCGCTGCAAGGAAAACGAATCGCATTTCTGGCAACCGACGGTTTTGAACAAGTCGAATTGACCAAGCCATGGCAGGCTATCCAAGACGCCGGTGCCGAGGTTGTTCTGGTTTCTCCCAAAACAGGGCAAATTCAAGGTGTCAACCATGACGAGAAGGCTGACAAGTTTGATGTCGACTTAAGCGTCCATGATGCATCGGCCGAAGACTTCGACGGCTTGGTTTTGCCCGGTGGTGTGATGAACCCCGACGCACTGAGAACCTGTGATGTCAGCGTCAGTTTCGTTCGTGACTTCTTTAAGCAGCACAAGCCGGTTGCCGCGATCTGTCACGGACCGTGGACGTTGGTGGAAGCCGACGTGGTTCGTGATCGAACGGTGACGTCATGGCCCAGTTTGAAGACCGACCTGGTCAATGCCGGGGCTCAATGGGTCGATGAAGAATGCGTTTGCGATCAAGGGTTGGTGACCAGCCGAAACCCTGATGACTTGCCCGCGTTCTGTGACAAAGCCATCGAGGAATTCGCCGAAGGTAAGCACGCGGCGCAAACGGTCTGA